One window from the genome of Bremerella cremea encodes:
- a CDS encoding DUF11 domain-containing protein: protein MWWSASTKRLLLLTTLGFAFVGSGCAPLRVPRIDPTGRHIFARDAEPVECSIGCFNQQPAFQQPAPLSPCPAPGVTPLTPLPEAPKDVADPQALQLSPSRVVAPVGTEVVLVAGLNRKRHLHESGRPVNWILSRESVGYITEVGRDYNYFDLVSSRNYGVQGPDYATSSTLMCDKTIDRGTDLPGDDVRVLRGQTWMAVSSASPGVSRITALAPTFENWPARQQTATIYWVDAQWQFPAPMVVPAGDKAVLSTTVLRQTNRQPVADWEVQYEILDGPPAAFLVNGRPAEQGAGIKTRTDSNGFATVELVPLTSNQSGTSQVRVTIIQPNLDPQSNAENLTLGSGVTTVTWSAPQLALKMTGPQVAEYGAQAVYNINVQNGGDVAARGTEVSCILPGGLAYESSVPAAQQIGNQLVWSIGELEARGFRQISVTTRVQQSGVLRNCALATAEAGLRSEDCVETQINVDAIQLSMQGPEAVIVGQPVIYNIAIRNTGDRPLVGLRLEDVFDNGLSHPLGVDGRIVNDQLGSLAIGEEKTLQLELQTKVPGRFHHTLTVAADGVAGKSKTAWVTVNPPPPEPTFTLELRSIEREVVGQRVLFRARLYNNGPSPLSNVRVVESVDPEFQVLQATSPAVREGNRIIWTFPRILPNQEAVLELECVAERPVQRACNIVEATCDEGISRRAETCVEIVAGATPPPEPPPTVGQGNLGGQQVTGDLEVSLNDLNDVVPVGTKVKYVLTIRNGRNIADENVQVTLRLSEGMNLTDLSGPVTQQPRLSNDRLTVQVQPIQYVKPGETLRFNLEVQMSSAGKKVIRADVQSSQSPQGVSGQADTTVY from the coding sequence ATGTGGTGGTCAGCAAGCACGAAGCGATTATTGCTCCTTACGACGCTAGGATTTGCGTTCGTCGGATCAGGCTGCGCTCCGTTGCGTGTGCCACGAATCGATCCAACGGGACGACATATTTTTGCCCGCGATGCGGAACCAGTGGAATGCAGCATCGGCTGTTTCAATCAACAGCCTGCTTTCCAGCAGCCTGCCCCGCTTTCGCCTTGCCCGGCTCCTGGGGTGACGCCGCTAACTCCGCTTCCTGAGGCTCCGAAAGACGTTGCCGATCCCCAAGCTTTACAGCTTTCGCCCTCGCGAGTAGTGGCCCCGGTCGGGACGGAAGTGGTTCTCGTTGCGGGCTTAAATCGCAAGCGGCATCTGCATGAATCAGGACGTCCGGTGAACTGGATTCTGTCTCGTGAAAGTGTGGGTTATATCACCGAAGTCGGGAGAGACTACAACTACTTCGATCTAGTTTCGAGTCGAAATTACGGCGTCCAAGGCCCAGACTATGCCACCAGCAGCACTCTGATGTGCGATAAAACCATCGATCGTGGAACCGATCTGCCTGGCGATGACGTGCGCGTGCTGCGCGGCCAAACATGGATGGCCGTGAGTTCCGCTTCGCCAGGGGTTAGCCGTATTACTGCGTTGGCGCCGACCTTTGAAAATTGGCCTGCCCGGCAACAAACGGCTACGATCTACTGGGTCGATGCGCAGTGGCAATTCCCGGCCCCCATGGTCGTGCCGGCTGGAGATAAAGCCGTGCTGTCCACAACTGTTTTACGACAAACCAACCGTCAGCCGGTGGCTGACTGGGAGGTTCAATACGAAATCTTAGATGGTCCGCCGGCTGCGTTCCTGGTGAATGGACGTCCCGCCGAGCAAGGGGCAGGCATCAAAACGCGGACCGATTCCAATGGGTTCGCCACGGTCGAACTCGTGCCCCTTACTAGTAATCAATCAGGCACTTCCCAGGTTCGCGTAACCATCATTCAGCCGAATCTCGATCCACAAAGCAATGCTGAAAACTTAACGCTAGGTTCTGGAGTTACTACCGTCACATGGAGTGCCCCTCAGCTTGCTCTTAAAATGACAGGCCCACAGGTTGCCGAGTACGGAGCCCAGGCCGTTTACAATATCAACGTGCAAAACGGCGGCGATGTGGCGGCACGGGGAACGGAAGTCAGTTGCATCCTGCCTGGCGGTTTAGCTTATGAAAGTAGCGTCCCGGCTGCCCAGCAAATCGGGAATCAGTTGGTGTGGTCCATTGGCGAACTTGAGGCCCGTGGTTTCCGTCAGATATCGGTGACGACACGCGTTCAGCAATCAGGCGTTCTCCGCAATTGTGCCTTAGCGACGGCTGAAGCAGGGCTGCGAAGTGAAGATTGTGTTGAAACCCAAATCAACGTCGACGCGATTCAGCTTTCCATGCAAGGCCCGGAAGCCGTGATCGTGGGTCAACCGGTAATTTATAACATCGCAATTCGCAACACCGGCGATCGTCCGTTGGTGGGTTTACGGCTTGAAGATGTCTTCGATAACGGTCTCAGCCACCCCCTAGGTGTTGATGGTCGAATCGTGAACGATCAGCTAGGAAGCTTGGCCATTGGCGAAGAGAAGACACTGCAACTCGAACTGCAAACGAAAGTGCCTGGTCGTTTCCATCACACACTGACGGTGGCTGCTGATGGTGTTGCCGGAAAATCGAAGACGGCCTGGGTAACGGTCAATCCTCCGCCACCGGAACCAACGTTTACGCTGGAACTTCGCTCAATTGAGCGAGAAGTGGTTGGGCAAAGAGTATTGTTCCGGGCGAGACTGTACAACAACGGGCCTTCACCGTTAAGCAATGTACGCGTTGTCGAGTCGGTCGATCCTGAGTTCCAGGTACTGCAGGCCACAAGTCCTGCCGTAAGGGAAGGTAACCGTATCATCTGGACGTTTCCCCGAATTCTGCCAAACCAAGAAGCGGTTTTGGAGCTTGAATGCGTGGCCGAACGTCCGGTGCAGCGTGCCTGTAACATCGTTGAAGCCACGTGCGACGAAGGAATCTCTCGACGAGCGGAAACGTGTGTCGAAATTGTAGCCGGGGCGACACCCCCTCCGGAGCCTCCACCCACGGTTGGCCAGGGCAATCTCGGTGGTCAGCAAGTTACCGGCGACCTAGAAGTCTCGCTGAATGACCTAAACGATGTGGTGCCGGTTGGCACGAAGGTGAAATACGTTCTGACGATTCGCAATGGTCGAAACATCGCGGACGAGAACGTCCAGGTCACACTACGACTTTCCGAAGGGATGAACCTGACCGACTTATCTGGGCCGGTTACTCAACAGCCGCGTCTCTCGAACGATCGTCTCACGGTTCAAGTGCAACCTATTCAGTACGTGAAACCTGGAGAAACGCTGCGGTTCAATCTTGAAGTGCAAATGTCATCAGCGGGCAAAAAGGTGATCCGAGCCGACGTGCAAAGTAGCCAGTCGCCCCAAGGTGTTTCAGGCCAAGCTGACACGACGGTATACTAA